Within the Candidatus Zixiibacteriota bacterium genome, the region GAATATGTTCCCTTTCTTTCCAATACTTGCTCCTTTGGATCAATCAATAGCCGAGTCTCTTTCTTCCAGCCTTATAACATGGCTTACAACGGCAGTGCCTGTATCCTTGCGAGGCACCTTTTGAACGATCTCTGTAATAATCTGTGAGTGGCTTCCACTTGCCACAACTGGAACAGTATTTACCCTTAATTCCGTTTTTTATTACTACTGCCATTATGTACTCCTCCTTCCACACCTATATTTATTGGCAGAATTCCAGCTTCACCATTCCGCATCGTTTAGAGCCTTAACAAGGTGAAGGCTCCAAAACGACCAGACCAACGCCATCACCTTTGACGAGTCTGCTCCTACATGACAGCTTGGTCATAGTGTGAGGAGAACGGAATGTGTGAAGCTGGAATTTCATCTTACTCCACCATACTCATCAGGTCGTTTTGCGGATTAGCCGTTATCCAACATTTTGAGAACATTCGATCCGGCTCAGTAATATCAATCGAGTCTGGCGAAGTAAACCAAAACAGCGAATTGGTCACATAGAATTTCCCCATTGAGGCGAATTCAGCAAAGATACTCGCAATACGACCCGACAATGTCTTATCTTGCCTTATCGCTCCGGGTGTCACGAAGAGCACCTGAAATCCCGTAATCATGTGACGACCTTCATTCGATTGATCGGCACGAATATCGAGCCCGACAATTTGACCATTTGGCAATTGGCGGTAGGCATAACGCTTCGGAAACTTCTTCGATTTGCGATATAACCGATACCCGATTAGTTTCCGCCGGATATCGGTTCGCTGTTTTGACGATGCGATAGGTTCGGTACCTCGGTCGATTTCCAAGAAAAAGTGTGTTCTTCCCGCTCCAACGACTTCCAGACCGAAAAAAGCATCGGCATGGACTGGAATTCGCTCATCCTCGCCCTCCTCGTTCTCGCCAATCACGAAATCCCTGATACAATCGCCCTGTTCCCAAAACAGGAGTTTGGCTTCGTCACTATGGCGTTCGCAGGCGAGTTCCAGCGTTGCCCGGAATGTAGCCACACCCAGAGCGTGCTTCAAAAACAGAGATTTGACCTTATTACTCTCGATAATCCGCCGAGTTATTTTGATCGGAATATCGTGCCGTTCTTCAAGAATCTTCGGGCAGGCCGGTCCAAGACCGTAAATGGCTCGCGGCGAGCCATGCCCTCTGCCCATTGGCTCGTCGGTGATGTAATGGCGTTCCAGATATCGGGCGTTAAAAAGCTGTTTTAACCGCTTGGACAGGGCCTGTCTGCCGAAACCGTATTGCGCTGGTCGCTGTTTGCCGTCCGAGCCAACGGCGTAGGAAACGCCGCTTGATACATCACCCGTCTGAAGTAAATGCCAGATTAACTCACTGCTCAAGAACCGATGGTCATAGACCAGCCTAAGGATCTTGTAATCCCGGTCTCTCAAAATCAAATCAGGGAAAGCCCCTTTATCTGGGACATATCGCGAGAGTCGTTTCTGTTGGGTGGGTTTGCTCATTTCCCTCTAATTCTCCTATCCGGCTTGCCGGAATCTTTCTCTTATGACGCCCCCTCGTCGGAGGCCGAACTCGTCCCAAAAACCGCAATCCGCAGGAGGGTGGTTTTTGGCTGACGATTCGTGTCCGCCCGACTTCGCTCGCTTCGGTTTGCCCCTCCGCTGACGTTCGAAATGCGGGGCAAACCCGAGCAAGGAAACAATCCTTTGTTTCCGGCGAAGCCGATGGCTCTCCGGGTTCCTGGTCTGCTTCGGAAATAACTCACCAGCACATCCATAGTCGTTAGCACCAGAAGCAGACTAGGCAGAGAGCCAAGGGAAGGGAGCGAAGTCGGGCGGAGAACGACATCACTTTCCCTTTACCTCACAACACATTACATGTTGTGGAAAGTAGAAATGATAATACATCATTTCTACTTTCAAGAAGCATTATTTTAGTGCTTCGAGCAAGGGAAAAGTGATGGAGAGAACCAGACCGACGAGGGGGCGTCTTCTCAACGACTGCGGACTAAGCAGTCGTATTTCAATCGCAGATTGAAATGTCTGCTACGGAGCTTATGATGTACGTCGTTTTCGACAGTAGTAGCATAAGTCTCCGAATTCTATCTTCCGGCGGCATACGGAGCACCTGGACTGCTTCGGATATCGCCGCCTTCTGGCGCGAAATGGCCTGCCGGTAGTCCTATCCATTCTGGCGAGCCAGTAGCCAGTTCCGGAGCGAGCGGACGGGACTGATGTTCTGACGGATAAAGGTGATGCCGACCGCAACGGCGTCGAGCAAGTTGAGGTTATACCTCAATACCCAAGTCCTGTTTGACTGCAGATATACTCTTAGCTCGTCAAAGGTGCTGACGATTGTCTGGGCGACTCTGATTTTGCTCGCATTGCCGTCGTTGCATATTTCCTTTCTGATGGTTCTGGGGTCGTACTCGTACACCAGAACGCCAAACTTCTTGGCGATATGCCTCATCTTCGCGATAGCGAGCGTCAGGCGAAAATTCTGCTTGATTTGAGAGAACGTATTTCGCTCCAAGACGAAATAGTGTGGAGCCTTTTCCCTTATCAGGCGGGTTACAATTTCCTCGACATGTTCGAGGATTATGGCCTCAGAACCCTGCCTGATTGTCTTGACTCCGTAGTCAACGAGTTCCGTACCTTCAAAAAAGGCGAATCCCATGTGTTTCGTGCCGGGATCGACGGCTAGGATTTTGAATTTACTTTTCCGCATATTTGTTCAATAGAAAGAAGAACAGTGCGGACCGGGACTTCTTTATTTTCTCAGGAGGCATCTTGATAACCTCCTCGAACGCTTTCCGGACGATACCTTCGTCATGCTTTTCGACGATGTACCGGTACAGCTCGACCCGGTGCTGTTCCTGAAAGGTCTTCGCAATCTCTTCCGCGAGATCACCCCTTGGGGTTATTTTCGCTTTTTTAGTGTTCATGTTTGTTTTGATTAGTGAGTATTTATAAAGCAGTAGTAGTCATCTCCATCCGCTCGCCGTACATGTCCAACTGAATCTGTTTGAAGTGGTCGGAAAACAACAGCTCGACGGGACATTTGAGCGCGGCAGATAGCTTGAGCGCGTTAATCAGGGTAGGTAGTTGATGACCGGTTTCCCAACGATACAGGTCGGTGTTGTGCTTGATACGTAGCAGTTTTGAAACGTCCCGCTGCCGAAGATACCGCCTCAAGCGGTACCTTCGGATTTGATTGGTCTTAATTTTTTTAAGATCGCAGGACATACAAAGTGCTATGTTTGTTTTTCTTGCCACTCAACCATAAACCTGGGCCGATTTAGCATCAATATGCTAGAGTCCCACCAGTCTGGGGATAACATCACAACCATACTAGACGGGGGTAATTCGCTGTTTATAGCCATATATGTAAGGTTGTTTTCAAAAAAACTGCTAACCTTACACGAATATTGGCATTTTGTCAAGGTGGGTTATCTTGCCTGCATTTGCCGTGTGTAAACATTAATGATAGATTTGCACTGGAAATCGGAGCAAATCGCTGCTTCAACATCATTTCTCTTTGCTGAAAGCTCTCTTTTCCACAGCAGAAGGGGGGTGTAGCATAGTTCGTCTCACTAGCGGCAATCTCAGCGATAGGTATAATTGGACGTTATGCCTATCACACAAAAACAAATACAAACATTCCAACGCCTCTATAGATTGCGCTATGAGAGAGACATATCTGAAGAAGAAGCTTTGGATATAATCAACCGCTTCTTGAATCTTATTAACATCATCCGGGACAATGAATCACGTAACAATATACGCAAGAAAATCTACTGAATCAGAAGATAAGCAAGTAATGTCAATCGAATCCCAGGTCAAGGAATTGAAAGCACATGCCAAGCGGATGAATTGGATCGTAGATAGAGTGCTGACGGAAAGCAAGTCAGCTAAAGCTCCAGGCAGACCTGTATTCAATCAACTCTATGAATACATGGAGCAAAACAAGCTGAATGAATTGCTCTGCTGGAAGCTGGACAGGTTGGCGCGTAATCCTGTTGACGGTGGTGCTCTCATCTGGGCAATGGAGGAAAATAAGCTCACCCATATTCATACACCGCAACGGTCATTCTTCAATTCCGGGAATGACAAGTTTTGGCTACAGCTGGAATTTGGCATGGCAAAAAAATACATTGATGACCTGAGTGATAATGTGAAGCGTGGTCTTAAGGCGAAATTAGAGAAGGGATGGTATCCTACACAGGCACCGCTTGGATACAAAAACAAGCTTGAGGATCATACAATTATCCCCGACCCTAAACGATTCAATATTATTCGCAAAATGTGGGATTTGATATTGACGGGAGGATACACCGTACCGCAGGTATTGGACATCGGAAATAACAAATTTGGCTTGCGCTCCCGAATGTATAGGTCGGGTGGCGGCAACCCAATTAGTCGTTCAACCATTTACTACATATTTTCAAATCCATTCTACTATGGAATGTTTGAATACCACGGGAAACTATATACAGGCAACCATAAGCCTATGGTTACCAAAAAAGAATTCGACAAGGTACAAAGTATTATTCACGCACCGATAACAACAAGACCAAAGCAATACACATTTCAATATACTGGACTAATGCGATGCGGTGAATGTGGTGCCTCGGTGACTGCCGAACATAAAACGAATCGCTTTGGAAGCAAATATGTCTATTACCATTGCACAAAGCGAAAAACAACGTGTTCACAAAAATATATCCAAGAGGAGCAACTGAATGACCAGTTTGAGTCCTTCATGAATCTAATCACATATGACCAATTCCTTCTGGAATTCATGCTTAAGATTAGTGAATCGCAACAAGACCCTCAGGAGGAAGATAACAAAATGGAAATAGCTTCTCTAAAAAAGAGAATTGCCCACAATGAAAAAAACACGTCGGAATTGCTAACAATCAAGCTGAGAGGTCTTTTGAATGATGCTGACTTTTTATCAAAAAAACAAGAATTGGAAAAGGAACGAGAGCTTCTGGGTCGCAGGATCAAAAATGCTATAGAAGGCTACGACAAAGCAAAAAACGAAACAATAGATACTTTTAGATTCATGACAATGTTGAGAAAGACATTCACAACAGGGACAATTGAAGAGAAAAAAGGAGTCGTCCGTGACATCGGTTCGAACCTTATCTTATTGGACAAAAAACTGCTAATAGAAGCCAAAGAACCGTACGATATAATTTTCAATCACATAGAATCCATTAAACCCTATAATATCCGGTTCGAACCCCTAATTCATGGCTTACCTAACGGAAAAAACCCCGCTTTAAACGAGGCTATTTCCAAGACTCGGGGATTAGTGGACGAAGTTCGCACCTTTTATCTCAATTCAGACAGTTGTCCACAAAGTGGTGGTAGTTCCGGATAGATTCGTCTCACATATACCTTACCTACGATGTAGTCTCATATTTTGAAGGTGATAAATCATCACAGTATAAGAAAACCGCCATTTCTGGCGGTTTCAAAAAAAGGGTTTTGTTAATCCCCTATGCCAAAGCGTCGAGGATTTTCCCGGAAATATCCTTGATGCGCTGGATTGAGGCGATGAGCGTGTCTTTGTTGCCTTTGTAGAGCTGGATGTAGTCGCTGAAAGCGGAATTGGTATCAAGACCAATGGACTGACAGACCACATAGGCAACCGCTTCAGCCTCAGTCTCCTTCTGAGTCTTGGACAGCGGCTCACCGGTGTGATGGAGAAACTCATGAGCCAATTCGTGGACTTTCACACTGAAGTCTTGAGCCGGTGACAAACCGGAGCGGATAACGATTTTGCCGCCGCCGGAACGGCCGTCAGCCCGCAAGGTGTCCGAATACTCAAGAGTAATGCCGTTAGCGGAAATAAAATTAAACAGCTTTTCCTGATAACGGGCAGGATCACCTTGCACCCGGGCGAATTCAGGCAATTCGTTTCCGTCGGTTTGACTGATGTCAAAAACGTAAACGGCTTTGAATCCGTTAACTGGAGCGACATCGGAACGGTTATCATTTTCTTCAACCGTTTCCTTTTTATAAACCAATGGCGCGATGATAACGATGCCGTTGGCGCCTTTTTTGACGAACCGGCCAAGCTTCTTCCAAGTGTGAAATCCGGCGACATGAGTGGCCTCCGGCTTCTGCAGAGCGATGAGCAGAATATTTCCGAAGCTGTAGCGATGGAATCGACTCATCGTCTGAAGATACTTCTTCAGCTCATCACTCTGACCGGCTTCGAGAGACTCGGTCAATGAAGTGAGAGCGTTTTCAATCATTTCTTTTGCTTTGTTGTTTTTCATAATGGTTCTCCTTCGTTAAGCGGGTTTTTGGTTCCTTCACCCACCGGCAAAGAGGAACCCAAAAAGCCGTGAGAAGGAGAACTTCCCCACGGAAACAACTAAGCGAATATGAAATTACGCGAGATTATTGAACGCCCTGAATGCGGTCAGAGTGAAGACGTTGGCAACGAACGCAAGAAGCCTCTTTTATGGTAGCTAAGCTAAGAATGCAACCACAGAAGAATAGGAGCGTAAAAAGCACACTACAAATTCTTAGCTTTATCGGAAAGCTGATATTTTCTCTTCCTATTACTAAACGCGGTCTCCCCACCCTCTAGAATATCACACACCTGCTCAATAATACCATCCTCCAGATCTTCAACAGGAATATCAGGAAGTTTTTCCGCCTGATTCTCCAGTGAACCCGAAGTGTAGCGAAGTCGTGGAGTCTCTTTGCCTCTGTATTCGGCAATGATCACCTGCTCTGAATCAGTATTAACTACTAAGTTGGGATTATGCGTAACCATAATGATCTGCCGGTATATCTTCCTGTCTCTGAAATACTGAATCAAATCATTACACACTGACAAGCTGTCCAGATTCTCCTCTGGTTGATCTATTATCAGCGGTCTGGTATCTTCTTTGTCAATGGCAAGATATAGCATCAGCAGAACGATTCCTTTTTGACCCGGAGACAATAGATACAACTCCACATCGTCAAATTTAAGTGATGATTCAACGCTGAACACCGTTGGGTCATAGAGCCAATTGTAAAACTCCTCAATCGACATATTCTCCCTCAGCTGTTCTTCAATCGAAAGGTCATCGCCGTCCATCTTCTTGAAAGAATCCTCGATATCAGTCAGTCTTTCAACAAGGGCACTATCTGTTGATCCTTGTTTAGTGCAATTATCCCAGGAAGTTTCAAGCTTTGTTCGTAAAGCAGGCAGGTCTCTATAATTCCCCTTACGTGTCCTATCAATAATATCTAATCCTGTCCTGTTATGCGTCGATAAGTCGTACCGTACTGTGGCCTCAAAAACGAGTTGCCTTTTTGTAGTAGAACCATGGGAGAGCGAGTCTTGTAATGGTTTATATAGTTGCTCAATCTTCTTCTTCTCGCGAGACAACACGTTGAAGAACGACTTGTAATGTGTCTGCCTTTCCGTTTCGAGAATAGACTTTCTTGGAATCTGCTCTTTTGTGATCGCCTCAATTTCCAACTCCAGAGATTTGATACTGGCGTTGCTGGTTTGTATTAACTTCTTTTGCCGCTGGTATTTCAACTTGAGGGTCTCAAATGCTTTCGTCTCTTTAGCCTTTTTTTCAATAGCAGTGCTTAGCTCTTCTAGATTCTTTGCCAGCAAATTATCTTCCACAATACCAACTAGAGAAGCCACATCTTTCTTCGCACCTTGACGTATTGTTTCTATCTCGCCATTGAGAGCTTTTCGCCTTTCATCTATAACTCCTGCAACACCTCTAGCGTCAAGCGTTACGTCAAATTCTTTTGACCTCGGCATACCTGCTGATGCCAATAGAGTCTTGATCTCTTCCTTAAACTCGTCTATAGCAAACTGAAATACAGCTACCCTAGACTCAACCTCGGATACATTTACCAATAGTTGTTGCTTTTCAGCAATAATATCTTCAATCAGAGACTTTTGCTCCTCGAGGTCCGATAACTGGTCCTGAGCCTCCTTGTCTTCATCTGGAAGCGTCGGAAGAGTTTTTAGTAGTTGCTCCAATTCTGTCTTCTTCTTATCGAGCAGTTTTTGCTTAGTCGATTGATTCTTAACGAGGTTAGTGATTTGAGCAATGTCTTTATTGATATCTCGTATTTTCGTGACTAACCGATCTTTCTCAAGAGCAAATTGTCTCAGTGATTTCTTCTGTAGCTCAGCAAACCCGGACGCACCAAGCTTGTCCCCAGGTTCCAAGGACTGAAAAATGACATTTTCGATCTGATCCTGTAGTTCACCAACATGTTGTGGTGAGCACAATTCTTCGACGGCTCCCTGGGGTAAATAACGAACCAGTCCTCTATCGGAGTCGAGCTTACCAACTTGAAATTCAGTAACTGATTTATCAGCCCATTCCAGTTCAATGGAAGTTCCGGTTATTGATTCCTTGTGTTTTGCAGCTTTGTTTAGAAATGCTTCTGCGCGGTTGTCCTTACTGCCAGCACCATATGCAATTGCCTCTGCCAAAGCTGACTTCCCTGAGCCACGCCCACCAATTATGGTCACCAAGTCCCTATTGAGATCAATTGAATAGTCTTCATCAAACCAATTGCTAGATGTTTTGACTATAATCCTCTTGATGACTTTATGGTCAGGTTTATAGTTCGGGGGTGTGTTGCCAACAAAAACTCTCGCTATTGGTTCGTTAAGTACTTGCTTCAGGCCGGTGAACGTCGGATCGGCTTTTATCCACTGAAGTGTCTTACCAACGCGATCTATATTATGGGAGTCGGAGGCATGCAGGACTAACGAATTGAGACTATTGGAACGCAGGTCATCACGATGTTCTTCTATTTTTTCGGGATCGTCCACGCAAGTCATGCTGAAGTGGCTTTTGTTTATCAGATTCCGCTTCTCAGCCGCTGATTGGTCCCATCTTGACTGGTCCCACTCAGAATAGCCCACGCCAAGAACGTATTTACCAGTGAAACAGGATTTCTCTAACAGCTTAAGTATATCATCAAGCTTATACGTGATATTCTGGAATCCAACCTGAAGGTCGCTTTTTTGGTGGATGGTGTTGCCCACCGGCGCATTCGCTTTCATCTGTCTTCCCAGATCCTCGAGTGATCTACGTGTCGGTGTTTGCCGCCATTCAGTATTGTCATCAAGCTTATATCCACTAGAGAGGCAATTGAGGAGTTGATCCTTTATATCATTGACTTCAACAAATGGGCTGAAGAGAATGTGAAAGTTATGCCGCTGATGGCTGTTGGCGGAGCCACTGAAAGTATTTAGTCTAAACTCGATATTGGGAATTAGCAGCTTTATGTTTGGAATCTCATCGCGGCGCGTAAGTAAATGTTCGTACCCGTCGACAAAAAGATAGTCAGTAATACCCAAAACTTGAACTTCGGGAGGAAGAGAGGCAATCTTGTTAATGAATGCATCCCACACACTTGTCGTGTCACCTCCATAGTCCTGACAGATTGACTTCGGAGTATGCAGATGCAAATCCCACTTGCGCCATTCAGAGCCTCTTGAAAATGTAAATTGGTGATCATTACTCATAGTGATACTTAACCCCTCCTCTTAATATTACTCAATTTCCTCCGCAGAGCGACGCCAACCGGCTTTTATCATATCCGCCAACACAATATAGGATACGTAAGGTTTATTATGGCGGAGAGTCGCACAGTATTTGTAGTCCTGAACGAACTGGTCGAAGTCATCCCACGACGATTGCGGTAGTGTGTTTCGCGCTTCAATTTCCTTCATGGATTTCTTATCGTATTCGTCGGCCATACTATTCCTCCAATGACCTGCTGATGAGGGCAATCTCCTCCGGACTTATCGAATATATTTCGTAAATAATGCCGTCCACAGCTTGCGATAGTTCGTCCACCTCTGATTTGAGTGCGGGAACTTTAACAAAGGCAGGCTTACATGTGATTTGCAGTATTTTATCGACGATCGACGCGATGTGTTTCTGTTGCTCTTTTGATGCTATTCTAAAGGGCAGTTTCTTGACCTTGCCGATCTTAATCTGAGGGAACACTCGACCAGACTCTTGAACGAGTTGATTGTATTTATATCTAACATAACTCGAATTGAATACCGCCAATGCATATTTAAGGTCAACCTCTCCTTTGTAAGCAGGTTTTATCCATGCGCACTGAATTGTATTACGAAACCATCTGCCTTTGGTATCAATAGTGGCTCTTAAATACGATGCCGTTTGCCGCCACAGAAGTTTATTATTCTCGGCAAAAGCTTCGCGAGAGAAACTCACCGACTCATCC harbors:
- a CDS encoding ArdC family protein; translation: MKNNKAKEMIENALTSLTESLEAGQSDELKKYLQTMSRFHRYSFGNILLIALQKPEATHVAGFHTWKKLGRFVKKGANGIVIIAPLVYKKETVEENDNRSDVAPVNGFKAVYVFDISQTDGNELPEFARVQGDPARYQEKLFNFISANGITLEYSDTLRADGRSGGGKIVIRSGLSPAQDFSVKVHELAHEFLHHTGEPLSKTQKETEAEAVAYVVCQSIGLDTNSAFSDYIQLYKGNKDTLIASIQRIKDISGKILDALA
- a CDS encoding recombinase family protein produces the protein MNHVTIYARKSTESEDKQVMSIESQVKELKAHAKRMNWIVDRVLTESKSAKAPGRPVFNQLYEYMEQNKLNELLCWKLDRLARNPVDGGALIWAMEENKLTHIHTPQRSFFNSGNDKFWLQLEFGMAKKYIDDLSDNVKRGLKAKLEKGWYPTQAPLGYKNKLEDHTIIPDPKRFNIIRKMWDLILTGGYTVPQVLDIGNNKFGLRSRMYRSGGGNPISRSTIYYIFSNPFYYGMFEYHGKLYTGNHKPMVTKKEFDKVQSIIHAPITTRPKQYTFQYTGLMRCGECGASVTAEHKTNRFGSKYVYYHCTKRKTTCSQKYIQEEQLNDQFESFMNLITYDQFLLEFMLKISESQQDPQEEDNKMEIASLKKRIAHNEKNTSELLTIKLRGLLNDADFLSKKQELEKERELLGRRIKNAIEGYDKAKNETIDTFRFMTMLRKTFTTGTIEEKKGVVRDIGSNLILLDKKLLIEAKEPYDIIFNHIESIKPYNIRFEPLIHGLPNGKNPALNEAISKTRGLVDEVRTFYLNSDSCPQSGGSSG
- a CDS encoding helix-turn-helix domain-containing protein, encoding MSCDLKKIKTNQIRRYRLRRYLRQRDVSKLLRIKHNTDLYRWETGHQLPTLINALKLSAALKCPVELLFSDHFKQIQLDMYGERMEMTTTAL
- a CDS encoding crossover junction endodeoxyribonuclease RuvC — translated: MRKSKFKILAVDPGTKHMGFAFFEGTELVDYGVKTIRQGSEAIILEHVEEIVTRLIREKAPHYFVLERNTFSQIKQNFRLTLAIAKMRHIAKKFGVLVYEYDPRTIRKEICNDGNASKIRVAQTIVSTFDELRVYLQSNRTWVLRYNLNLLDAVAVGITFIRQNISPVRSLRNWLLARQNG
- a CDS encoding replication-relaxation family protein yields the protein MSKPTQQKRLSRYVPDKGAFPDLILRDRDYKILRLVYDHRFLSSELIWHLLQTGDVSSGVSYAVGSDGKQRPAQYGFGRQALSKRLKQLFNARYLERHYITDEPMGRGHGSPRAIYGLGPACPKILEERHDIPIKITRRIIESNKVKSLFLKHALGVATFRATLELACERHSDEAKLLFWEQGDCIRDFVIGENEEGEDERIPVHADAFFGLEVVGAGRTHFFLEIDRGTEPIASSKQRTDIRRKLIGYRLYRKSKKFPKRYAYRQLPNGQIVGLDIRADQSNEGRHMITGFQVLFVTPGAIRQDKTLSGRIASIFAEFASMGKFYVTNSLFWFTSPDSIDITEPDRMFSKCWITANPQNDLMSMVE
- a CDS encoding TrlF family AAA-like ATPase, with the protein product MSNDHQFTFSRGSEWRKWDLHLHTPKSICQDYGGDTTSVWDAFINKIASLPPEVQVLGITDYLFVDGYEHLLTRRDEIPNIKLLIPNIEFRLNTFSGSANSHQRHNFHILFSPFVEVNDIKDQLLNCLSSGYKLDDNTEWRQTPTRRSLEDLGRQMKANAPVGNTIHQKSDLQVGFQNITYKLDDILKLLEKSCFTGKYVLGVGYSEWDQSRWDQSAAEKRNLINKSHFSMTCVDDPEKIEEHRDDLRSNSLNSLVLHASDSHNIDRVGKTLQWIKADPTFTGLKQVLNEPIARVFVGNTPPNYKPDHKVIKRIIVKTSSNWFDEDYSIDLNRDLVTIIGGRGSGKSALAEAIAYGAGSKDNRAEAFLNKAAKHKESITGTSIELEWADKSVTEFQVGKLDSDRGLVRYLPQGAVEELCSPQHVGELQDQIENVIFQSLEPGDKLGASGFAELQKKSLRQFALEKDRLVTKIRDINKDIAQITNLVKNQSTKQKLLDKKKTELEQLLKTLPTLPDEDKEAQDQLSDLEEQKSLIEDIIAEKQQLLVNVSEVESRVAVFQFAIDEFKEEIKTLLASAGMPRSKEFDVTLDARGVAGVIDERRKALNGEIETIRQGAKKDVASLVGIVEDNLLAKNLEELSTAIEKKAKETKAFETLKLKYQRQKKLIQTSNASIKSLELEIEAITKEQIPRKSILETERQTHYKSFFNVLSREKKKIEQLYKPLQDSLSHGSTTKRQLVFEATVRYDLSTHNRTGLDIIDRTRKGNYRDLPALRTKLETSWDNCTKQGSTDSALVERLTDIEDSFKKMDGDDLSIEEQLRENMSIEEFYNWLYDPTVFSVESSLKFDDVELYLLSPGQKGIVLLMLYLAIDKEDTRPLIIDQPEENLDSLSVCNDLIQYFRDRKIYRQIIMVTHNPNLVVNTDSEQVIIAEYRGKETPRLRYTSGSLENQAEKLPDIPVEDLEDGIIEQVCDILEGGETAFSNRKRKYQLSDKAKNL